The following DNA comes from Mucilaginibacter jinjuensis.
GTATAAGGCCAGTACCAACCGCACAATTATTGGCGAATCAATGGCAGGGCTGCTGCTTACCGAGATAGCATTAAACCATCCAACCCTATTTAATACCTATATTATTGTAAGCCCAAGTTTGTGGTGGGGAGATGAAGCTTTACTGCATCAACCCAATGCCTTACTGCAAAACAAAACGCATAAGCCGGTTAATATTTATATAGGTGCGCCAAATAGAAAAGAAGACGAGCAAATGTACCAGGAAGCGCAGGGCCTTTATAATATGCTTAAGGTTGATAATCGTATTAGGTTATTTTTTGATTATTTGCCGGATGAGTCGCATGCTACAGCCTTGCACCAAGCCGTGTATAATGCTTTTAAAATGATATATGGTAAATAGCTTTTCAGCGTTAATTATGACCAGATTATTTCGACCATTGTTTAACCTGCTCTTTTGCTTGATTATGAGTTAATGTATTACCCTTATCAATTTGCTCAAGGCCTTTTTCTACCCCATCAATAAAAATCAGCTTCTCCAGCAAAACGTTAAACTCGAAATTGGCTGGTAAATCTTTCACCGTTTCCATTACTTTTTCTTTTGTCATACTCTGAAGTTATTAATACTTCCGCCATTGTTGGTGTTGTTATCGACAACTATTCAAATCCCCTCTTGAGAGGGGGTGCGAAAGGGTGTGTAATGGCAGGGGTGTGTTTCTGCGTTATTGTTAACCATAAAGACACACCCCTAACCCCTCTCAAGAGGGGAAATAGAACTTTATAATATTTTAGGCAACCTCTTTAACCTCATCCTCTTCAGCCAAAATCAACGGATTTACCGTTTCATCATCTTTTTCAACACGCAGATTTTGTACAATGTGTTGCTGGCGGGTTGGGGTATTTTTACCCATAAAATATTCTAACAGGCCCTTGATGTTGGCATCACGAAGGATTACCGGATCGAGGCGCATATCTTTACCAATAAACAGTCCGAATTCTTCGGGCGAAATTTCACCCAAACCTTTAAATCGGGTTATCTCTGGTTTGTTACCTAATTTTGATATCGCATTGCGGCGTTCCTCATCGCTATAGCAGTAAATTGTTTCTTTTTTATTACGAACGCGGAATAACGGTGTTTGCAGAATAGATACGTGACCGGCCTTTACCAGATCGGGGAAAAATTGCAAAAAGAAAGTCATTAACAGTAAACGGATGTGCATACCATCCACATCGGCATCAGTTGCTATCACAATGTTGTTGTAGCTTAAACCATCTAAGCCATCCTCAATATTTAAGGCGTGCTGCAGCAGGTTAAATTCTTCGTTTTCGTAAACCACCTTTTTGGTTAATCCGTAGCAGTTTAGCGGCTTACCCTTTAAGCTAAACACAGCCTGGGTTTGCACATCACGCGATTTGGTGATCGATCCACTCGCCGAATCTCCCTCTGTAATAAACAAAGTGGTATCACGACGGCGCTCGTGGTTATCACCAAAATGTAACTTACAATCGCGCAGTTTACGATTGTGTAACGATGCTTTTTTGGCACGTTCGTTAGCCAGTTTTTTAATACCGGCAATATCTTTACGTTCACGCTCTGACTGTAGGATCCGTTTTAAAAGCGCATCGGCAGTTGCCGGATTTTTGTGCAGATAGTTATCCAGCTCGGTTTTAACAAAGTCATTGATAAAACCACGAACCGTAGGCCCATCCGGACCCACATTTTGCGAACCC
Coding sequences within:
- a CDS encoding DNA topoisomerase IV subunit B — its product is MEEVNYSEDSIRSLDWKEHIRLRPGMYIGKLGDGSAYDDGVYVLLKEVVDNSIDEFVMGAGRTIDINMSDHKVSVRDYGRGIPLGKVIDCVSKINTGGKYDSKAFQKSVGLNGVGTKAVNALSSNFVVQSYRDGRTKIAEFAKGELVRDEAEKETTQRNGTAINFIPDDSIFRHYRFIPEFVDNMIWNYVFLNAGLSINFNGQKYFSEKGLHDLLLRNTDAETLRYPIIHLKGNDIEVAMTHGQQYGEEYYSFVNGQNTTQGGTHQAAFREAVVKTIREFYKKEFDASDVRGSIVAAIAIKVQEPVFESQTKTKLGSQNVGPDGPTVRGFINDFVKTELDNYLHKNPATADALLKRILQSERERKDIAGIKKLANERAKKASLHNRKLRDCKLHFGDNHERRRDTTLFITEGDSASGSITKSRDVQTQAVFSLKGKPLNCYGLTKKVVYENEEFNLLQHALNIEDGLDGLSYNNIVIATDADVDGMHIRLLLMTFFLQFFPDLVKAGHVSILQTPLFRVRNKKETIYCYSDEERRNAISKLGNKPEITRFKGLGEISPEEFGLFIGKDMRLDPVILRDANIKGLLEYFMGKNTPTRQQHIVQNLRVEKDDETVNPLILAEEDEVKEVA